From a single Capra hircus breed San Clemente unplaced genomic scaffold, ASM170441v1, whole genome shotgun sequence genomic region:
- the CCDC120 gene encoding coiled-coil domain-containing protein 120 isoform X1 produces the protein MEVKGQLISSPTFNASAALFGEAAPQMKSERLRSLLDRQRALQEALSLKLQELRKVCLQEAELTGQLPPECPLEPGERPQLVRRRPPAARAYPPPHPNPAHHSMCPTEELALEALEREVSVQQQIAAAARRLALAPELSAEQRRRRRQVQADALRRLHELEEQLGEVRARLGLSGVPPSQPLPLSTGGAVITAQGVCLGTRLAQLSHEDVVLHSESSSLSESGASHDNEEPRGCFPLAERPSPPKAWDQLRAVSGGSPERRTPWKPPPSDLYGDLKGRRNSVASPTSPTRSLPRSASSFEGRSVPATPVLTRGAGPQLCKPEGLHSRQWSSSQDSQMGFPRVDPVSDRTSLFAARTRRSNSSEALLVDRAAGGGAGSPPAPLVPPATGPPVCKSSEVLYERPQPTPAFSSRTAGLPDPPRAARPSSAAPASRGPPRLPPVCGDFLLDYSLDRGLPRGGSGTGWGELLPAAEVPGPLSRRDGLVAMLPGPPPVYAADGSSPLLRSKDPHSRAPRTKPCGLPLEAAEGLEAHPNPLLWMPPPARIPSAGERSGHKNLALEGLRDWYIRNSGLASGPQRRPGLPHMGPQHPPFLHARCYEVGQALYGAPSQAPLPHSRSFTAPPVSGRYGGCFY, from the exons gagctgactggccaGTTGCCTCCCGAGTGCCCACTGGAGCCTGGTGAACGACCCCAGTTGGTCCGCCGGCGTCCCCCTGCAGCCCGCGCCTACCCTCCACCGCACCCCAACCCAGCACACCACTCCATGTGCCCCACCGAG GAGCTGGCGCTTGAGGCCCTGGAGCGAGAGGTGTCTGTGCAACAGCAGATCGCCGCAGCTGCCCGCCGCCTGGCCTTGGCCCCCGAGCTCAGTGCTGAGCAGCGCCGGCGCCGGCGCCAAGTCCAGGCAGATGCCCTTCGGAGGTTGCACGAGCTGGAGGAGCAGCTTGGGGAGGTCCGGGCCCGCCTTGGCCTCTCGGGGGTCCCGCCAtctcagcccctgcccctgtcCACCGGAGGAGCCGTTATCACTGCCCAGGGAGTCTGCCTGGGCACGCGCCTCGCTCAGCTCAGCCATG AGGATGTGGTTCTGCACTCAGAGAGCAGCTCCCTCTCAGAGTCTGGGGCCAGCCACGATAATG aggagccccgtggcTGCTTCCCTCTGGCTGAGCGCCCCTCACCGCCCAAGGCCTGGGACCAGCTGCGGGCAGTCTCTGGGGGCAGCCCTGAGCGGCGAACCCCATGGAAACCACCCCCATCAGATCTTTATGGGGATCTGAAGGGCCGGCGAAACTCTGTGGCCAGCCCCACCAG CCCTACACGCTCACTGCCCAGGAGTGCCTCCAGTTTTGAGGGGCGAAGTGTGCCTGCTACTCCTGTCCTCACCCGGGGCGCTGGCCCCCAGCTCTGCAA ACCCGAAGGCCTCCATTCTCGCCAGTGGTCCAGCAGCCAGGACTCCCAGATGGGCTTCCCACGGGTGGACCCTGTCTCCGACCGCACCTCCCTCTTCGCAGCTCGCACCCGCCGCAGCAATAGCTCCGAGGCCCTGTTGGTGGACCGGGCAGCGGGTGGGGGAGCTGGGTCCCCGCCCGCACCTCTGGTTCCCCCTGCCACCGGTCCCCCAGTCTGCAAGAGCAGTGAGGTGCTATATGAGCGCCCCCAGCCAACCCCTGCCTTCTCCTCCCGCACGGCTGGCCTCCCAGACCCTCCCCGGGCTGCCCGGCCCAGCTCAGCCGCACCGGCCTCCCGCGGGCCCCCCCGGCTCCCACCCGTGTGTGGGGACTTCCTCTTGGACTATTCCCTGGACCGGGGCCTGCCCCGTGGGGGCAGCGGGACAGGCTGGGGGGAGCTGTTGCCGGCAGCTGAGGTTCCAGGACCCCTCTCCCGCCGCGATGGGCTTGTCGCCATGCTCCCAGGCCCACCGCCTGTGTATGCAGCTGACGGCAGCAGCCCCCTCCTCCGCAGCAAGGACCCCCATAGCCGTGCCCCCCGCACCAAGCCCTGTGGTCTGCCCCTGGAGGCCGCTGAGGGCCTGGAGGCGCATCCCAACCCTCTACTGTGGATGCCCCCACCCGCCCGTATCCCCTCGGCCGGTGAGCGCAGCGGCCACAAGAACCTTGCCCTGGAGGGGCTGCGGGACTGGTACATCCGGAACTCGGGACTGGCCTCGGGGCCCCAGCGCCGGCCTGGGCTCCCTCACATGGGCCCGCAGCACCCGCCCTTCCTTCATGCCCGCTGCTATGAGGTGGGCCAGGCACTGTACGGGGCCCCCAGCCAGGCGCCGCTCCCACACTCGAGGAGTTTCACGGCGCCCCCTGTCTCCGGCAGGTATGGGGGGTGTTTTTACTGA